Proteins from a single region of Streptomyces sp. Tu 3180:
- a CDS encoding DUF2637 domain-containing protein: MRALSVRIDAVLVQALIAAALSFAHLHDLALAAGQDGWKAWAYPVSVDLLLVAAWRRLRSGEAKTAGWCWFLVALTASLGANVATAGLLDLDDVPDWLRILVAGWPAIAFLGGTLLAHGAAADASTGGREAAPKPIAPEAPASAPELPAAESEPAPPSTPPVPTALVTLARKVADEHRARTGTPIDTPTLRARLGVPLPLAEAISARLT, encoded by the coding sequence GTGCGTGCCCTGTCCGTCCGCATCGACGCCGTACTCGTCCAAGCGCTGATCGCCGCCGCGCTGTCCTTCGCCCACCTGCACGACCTGGCGCTGGCCGCCGGACAGGACGGTTGGAAGGCCTGGGCCTACCCGGTCTCCGTCGACCTGCTGTTGGTCGCGGCCTGGCGGCGGCTGCGCTCCGGCGAGGCGAAAACGGCCGGGTGGTGCTGGTTCCTCGTCGCCCTGACCGCCTCGCTCGGCGCCAACGTCGCCACGGCCGGACTCCTCGACCTCGACGACGTTCCGGACTGGCTGCGCATCCTCGTCGCCGGATGGCCCGCGATCGCCTTCCTGGGCGGAACGCTGCTCGCCCACGGAGCGGCCGCGGACGCCTCGACGGGGGGACGCGAGGCGGCCCCGAAACCCATCGCGCCTGAAGCGCCTGCGTCTGCACCTGAGTTGCCCGCTGCGGAGTCGGAACCGGCTCCGCCCTCCACGCCCCCGGTCCCGACGGCGCTCGTCACGCTCGCGCGCAAGGTCGCCGACGAACACCGCGCCCGGACCGGAACACCCATCGACACCCCGACCCTTCGCGCCCGGCTCGGCGTCCCGCTGCCGTTGGCCGAAGCCATCTCCGCCCGCCTGACCTGA
- a CDS encoding mobile element transfer protein: protein MTANRRFRRVVRIGPVQVATYYDGRGREKHTAACTAPRCGFATDYDSRAAAELAARTHRCAVR from the coding sequence ATGACCGCCAACCGCCGCTTCCGCCGCGTCGTCCGCATCGGCCCCGTGCAGGTCGCCACCTACTACGACGGCCGCGGCCGCGAGAAGCACACCGCCGCCTGCACGGCTCCGCGCTGCGGCTTCGCCACGGACTACGACAGCCGTGCCGCCGCCGAGCTGGCCGCCCGTACCCACCGCTGCGCCGTCCGCTGA